A region of Ferrimicrobium sp. DNA encodes the following proteins:
- the carA gene encoding glutamine-hydrolyzing carbamoyl-phosphate synthase small subunit, protein MSEGKRNEDDASPLQQPHPDLGAQDSLRYAGSERFKGEDLHTTPGWLVLKDGTRFPGEFVHTAQSTPVEPVTAEVVFNTAMSGYQEVISDPSYYGQMVCFTTAQLGNYGVTAADFQSERVWVGAVLAPRYTTRVSNFAAERSLLEVLELAGVPLFVNFDARALVRHLRDVGAIPGRLTTEDPEVAFAQVREAVGTDGKNLVDEVSTTSGYTIAPLAGSPAGSMARLVVIDYGIKRAMLASLRGPWEIVVVNAALRANQIRSLNPSAVFLSNGPGDPGALGEKVDTIAALLGEVPIAGICLGHQLLGLALGARTYKLRFGHHGSNHPVARLGDQSVAITAQNHNYAVDEGSLADLSVKVEITHRNLFDGVVEGFRCPELRALSVQYHPEAAPGPLEERSYMASAIAGLIDGEGNAHA, encoded by the coding sequence GTGTCTGAGGGTAAGCGCAACGAGGATGATGCTTCACCGCTCCAGCAGCCCCACCCTGATCTTGGAGCCCAAGACTCCTTGAGGTACGCAGGATCGGAGCGGTTCAAGGGCGAGGATCTGCACACGACACCGGGTTGGCTCGTTCTTAAAGATGGCACACGCTTTCCTGGTGAGTTCGTGCATACCGCTCAGTCCACCCCGGTGGAGCCGGTTACGGCTGAGGTGGTCTTTAATACCGCGATGAGTGGGTACCAAGAGGTGATCAGTGACCCCTCGTACTACGGCCAGATGGTCTGTTTCACGACCGCCCAACTCGGAAACTACGGGGTGACCGCGGCTGATTTCCAGAGTGAGAGGGTCTGGGTGGGGGCGGTGCTTGCGCCGCGCTACACCACCCGCGTCTCGAACTTTGCGGCTGAGCGTTCCCTCCTTGAGGTGCTGGAGCTTGCTGGAGTGCCACTCTTTGTGAACTTCGATGCGCGGGCTCTAGTGCGCCATCTTCGCGATGTGGGTGCGATTCCAGGCCGGTTGACGACCGAGGATCCAGAGGTGGCCTTTGCCCAGGTCCGTGAGGCCGTCGGTACCGACGGCAAAAACCTGGTCGACGAGGTGTCGACGACGTCGGGGTATACCATCGCACCGCTCGCTGGGTCACCAGCTGGGTCGATGGCGCGACTTGTGGTGATCGACTACGGGATCAAGCGAGCGATGTTAGCGAGCTTGCGGGGTCCGTGGGAGATCGTGGTGGTCAACGCGGCTCTTCGCGCGAACCAGATCCGCTCCCTTAATCCCTCGGCGGTGTTTCTCTCCAATGGACCTGGCGATCCAGGTGCACTCGGTGAGAAGGTGGATACCATCGCCGCGCTCTTGGGGGAGGTACCGATTGCCGGGATCTGTCTCGGCCACCAGTTGCTCGGTCTGGCCCTTGGTGCTAGGACCTACAAGCTCAGGTTTGGTCATCACGGTTCTAATCATCCGGTTGCTCGTCTGGGTGATCAAAGCGTTGCGATCACCGCGCAGAACCACAACTATGCCGTCGATGAGGGTTCGCTCGCCGATCTATCGGTGAAGGTGGAGATCACCCATCGCAACCTCTTCGATGGTGTGGTCGAGGGCTTTCGCTGTCCCGAGCTACGGGCGCTCAGTGTCCAGTATCATCCGGAGGCGGCCCCTGGTCCCCTCGAGGAGCGCAGTTATATGGCGTCTGCGATCGCTGGCCTCATCGACGGGGAAGGAAACGCGCATGCCTAG